In Candidatus Zixiibacteriota bacterium, the following proteins share a genomic window:
- a CDS encoding (deoxy)nucleoside triphosphate pyrophosphohydrolase, with protein sequence MKVVRVVAGIIERDGRLLVCQRRADAAFPLKWEFPGGKVEAGEDREEALRRELREELAIEAGRLSEFQRYEHRYANGTRVDLSFYAVHDYTGEVQNRAFERIAWVERAGLSALDFLEGDRAVIEKLLGAR encoded by the coding sequence GTGAAGGTGGTCCGGGTGGTCGCGGGGATCATCGAGCGCGACGGCAGGTTGCTCGTCTGCCAGCGGCGCGCCGACGCGGCGTTCCCGCTGAAGTGGGAATTCCCGGGAGGCAAGGTCGAGGCGGGAGAGGACCGCGAGGAGGCGCTGCGCCGCGAGCTCCGCGAAGAGCTCGCGATCGAGGCCGGCCGGTTGAGCGAGTTTCAGCGGTACGAGCACCGATACGCGAACGGCACCCGTGTCGACCTCAGCTTCTACGCCGTCCACGACTATACGGGCGAGGTCCAGAACCGCGCGTTCGAGCGGATCGCCTGGGTCGAGCGCGCGGGGCTTTCGGCTCTCGATTTTCTCGAGGGTGACCGGGCGGTAATCGAAAAGCTCCTCGGCGCGCGGTAG